The [Bacillus] selenitireducens MLS10 genome includes a region encoding these proteins:
- the infC gene encoding translation initiation factor IF-3, which produces MFVNENIRAREVRLIGPNGDQIGVKSKQEALEMAQNADLDLVMVAPNAKPPVCRIMDYGKFRFEQQKKEKEARKKQKVINVKEVRLSPNIEEHDFNTKLRNARKFLTKGDKVKAAIRFRGRAITHSEIGREVLMRMAEECKDISTIESKPKMEGRSMFLILAPVSEKE; this is translated from the coding sequence ATGTTCGTCAACGAAAACATCCGTGCGAGAGAAGTGCGGCTGATTGGTCCCAACGGGGATCAGATCGGGGTCAAGTCCAAGCAGGAGGCCCTCGAGATGGCTCAGAATGCCGATTTGGATTTAGTGATGGTAGCGCCCAATGCCAAGCCTCCCGTCTGCCGAATCATGGACTACGGAAAATTCCGCTTTGAGCAGCAAAAGAAAGAAAAAGAAGCTCGCAAAAAGCAGAAGGTTATTAACGTAAAAGAGGTTCGCCTCAGTCCAAACATTGAAGAGCATGATTTCAACACGAAACTCCGTAATGCGAGAAAGTTCCTGACAAAGGGCGACAAAGTCAAAGCAGCGATCCGTTTCCGCGGACGTGCGATTACACACTCCGAAATCGGCCGTGAAGTTCTCATGCGGATGGCAGAAGAGTGTAAAGACATTTCAACCATTGAATCAAAACCGAAGATGGAAGGAAGAAGTATGTTCCTCATCCTCGCACCGGTTTCCGAAAAAGAGTAA